The window gaaattatataattgagatgaaaaaaaaatatagaaatcaaagcaaccaatcaaaatacaacactTGTCACacttatcttcttcctttacttTCAGAGTGTTGATATTTATCAACACAAAATTTGCCACATCAGTTACTTTTGATTTACCACAAATCATTGTagtggaaatatttttttcaacagttGTAATATAGTTTACAACAAACCATTGTAACTAGTCTTAGTGATGtgatttgtttgattgtttctgaAAGTTTGAATTCCTCTTGATAAATTGCTCATGAATATAATAGGGAGTGCAACCTACACGAActataaacaaaaccaaaattggaCTTGGTTTAAGGTCAGTTTATAAGCTTTCCGTAGTTAGaaattttgaaagtaaaaaaaaatcaaaaaaaaattcatacttTGTGCAAAAAGAcacattttgaatattttaaatattgaaactctCATGAATCAAAATGGTCTCTATAAAGATCATAAAAATCACaagataaaaatttgatttgatgaaaatgacaaatttaaactaaatttcATTGTTTCTGAAAATGTTAATTTATCTCGATAAATTGCTCATGAATATAATAGGGAGTGAAACCTACACGAACAATAAATGAAACCAAAATTGGACGTGGTTTGAGATCAGTTTTTAAGTTTTCCGTaatgaaaaattttgaaagttaaaaaaataaaaaaaaaatctctactATGTACAAAAAGACATTTTGAATATCTTAGATATTGAAACACTCATGAATTAAAAtggtctttttaaaaattacaaaaatcacgagatgaaaaattgatttgatgaaaatgataaatttaaactaaatttcTAAGCTAATTCATCtgcaaatttgaaatttaagtaatttatattttatactaaaACTCNNNNNNNNNNNNNNNNNNNNNNNNNNNNNNNNNNNNNNNNNNNNNNNNNNNNNNNNNNNNNNNNNNNNNNNNNNNNNNNNNNNNNNNNNNNNNNNNNNNNNNNNNNNNNNNNNNNNNNNNNNNNNNNNNNNNNNNNNNNNNNNNNNNNNNNNNNNNNNNNNNNNNNNNNNNNNNNNNNNNNNNNNNNNNNNNNNNNNNNNNNNNNNNNNNNNNNNNNNNNNNNNNNNNNNNNNNNNNNNNNNNNNNNNNNNNNNNNNNNNNNNNNNNNNNNNNNNNNNNNNNNNNNNNNNNNNNNNNNNNNNNNNNNNNNNNNNNNNNNNNNNNNNNNNNNNNNNNNNNNNNNNNNNNNNNNNNNNNNNNNNNNNNNNNNNNNNNNNNNNNNNNNNNNNNNNNNNNNNNNNNNNNNNNNNNNNNNNNNNNNNNNNNNNNNNNNNNNNNNNNNNNNNNNNNNNNNNNNNNNNNNNNNNNNNNNNNNNNNNNNNNNNNNNNNNNNNNNNNNNNNNNNNNNNNNNNNNNNNNNNNNNNNNNNNNNNNNNNNNNNNNNNNNNNNNNNNNNNNNNNNNNNNNNNNNNNNNNNNNNNNNNNNNNNNNNNNNNNNNNNNNNNNNNNNNNNNNNNNNNNNNNNNNNNNNNNNNNNNNNNNNNNNNNNNNNNNNNNNNNNNNNNNNNNNNNNNNNNNNNNNNNNNNNNNNNNNNNNNNNNNNNNNNNNNNNNNNNNNNNNNNNNNNNNNNNNNNNNNNNNNNNNNNNNNNNNNNNNNNNNNNNNNNNNNNNNNNNNNNNNNNNNNNNNNNNNNNNNNNNNNNNNNNNNNNNNNNNNNNNNNNNNNNNNNNNNNNNNNNNNNNNNNNNNNNNNNNNNNNNNNNNNNNNNNNNNNNNNNNNNNNNNNNNNNNNNNNNNNNNNNNNNNNNNNNNNNNNNNNNNNNNNNNNNNNNNNNNNNNNNNNNNNNNNNNNNNNNNNNNNNNNNNNNNNNNNNNNNNNNNNNNNNNNNNNNNNNNNNNNNNNNNNNNNNNNNNNNNNNNNNNNNNNNNNNNNNNNNNNNNNNNNNNNNNNNNNNNNNNNNNNNNNNNNNNNNNNNNNNNNNNNNNNNNNNNNNNNNNNNNNNNNNNNNNNNNNNNNNNNNNNNNNNNNNNNNNNNNNNNNNNNNNNNNNNNNNNNNNNNNNNNNNNNNNNNNNNNNNNNNNNNNNNNNNNNNNNNNNNNNNNNNNNNNNNNNNNNNNNNNNNNNNNNNNNNNNNNNNNNNNNNNNNNNNNNNNNNNNNNNNNNNNNNNNNNNNNNNNNNNNNNNNNNNNNNNNNNNNNNNNNNNNNNNNNNNNNNNNNNNNNNNNNNNNNNNNNNNNNNNNNNNNNNNNNNNNNNNNNNNNNNNNNNNNNNNNNNNNNNNNNNNNNNNNNNNNNNNNNNNNNNNNNNNNNNNNNNNNNNNNNNNNNNNNNNNNNNNNNNNNNNNNNNNNNNNNNNNNNNNNNNNNNNNNNNNNNNNNNNNNNNNNNNNNNNNNNNNNNNNNNNNNNNNNNNNNNNNNNNNNNNNNNNNNNNNNNNNNNNNNNNNNNNNNNNNNNNNNNNNNNNNNNNNNNNNNNNNNNNNNNNNNNNNNNNNNNNNNNNNNNNNNNNNNNNNNNNNNNNNNNNNNNNNNNNNNNNNNNNNNNNNNNNNNNNNNNNNNNNNNNNNNNNNNNNNNNNNNNNNNNNNNNNNNNNNNNNNNNNNNNNNNNNNNNNNNNNNNNNNNNNNNNNNNNNNNNNNNNNNNNNNNNNNNNNNNNNNNNNNNNNNNNNNNNNNNNNNNNNNNNNNNNNNNNNNNNNNNNNNNNNNNNNNNNNNNNNNNNNNNNNNNNNNNNNNNNNNNNNNNNNNNNNNNNNNNNNNNNNNNNNNNNNNNNNNNNNNNNNNNNNNNNNNNNNNNNNNNNNNNNNNNNNNNNNNNNNNNNNNNNNNNNNNNNNNNNNNNNNNNNNNNNNNNNNNNNNNNNNNNNNNNNNNNNNNNNNNNNNNNNNNNNNNNNNNNNNNNNNNNNNNNNNNNNNNNNNNNNNNNNNNNNNNNNNNNNNNNNNNNNNNNNNNNNNNNNNNNNNNNNNNNNNNNNNNNNNNNNNNNNNNNNNNNNNNNNNNNNNNNNNNNNNNNNNNNNNNNNNNNNNNNNNNNNNNNNNNNNNNNNNNNNNNNNNNNNNNNNNNNNNNNNNNNNNNNNNNNNNNNNNNNNNNNNNNNNNNNNNNNNNNNNNNNNNNNNNNNNNNNNNNNNNNNNNNNNNNNNNNNNNNNNNNNNNNNNNNNNNNNNNNNNNNNNNNNNNNNNNNNNNNNNNNNNNNNNNNNNNNNNNNNNNNNNNNNNNNNNNNNNNNNNNNNNNNNNNNNNNNNNNNNNNNNNNNNNNNNNNNNNNNNNNNNNNNNNNNNNNNNNNNNNNNNNNNNNNNNNNNNNNNNNNNNNNNNNNNNNNNNNNNNNNNNNNNNNNNNNNNNNNNNNNNNNNNNNNNNNNNNNNNCATCCCTAccaatctttatttttattttttttgcatgtctATCTGTTCCCACaacaatttatttaataaattgacCCATACATCATGCACTCTTGACTCTCCAAGCAAGCTTATCCAGTTatattcttgattgtttaaagaTCTTCTTATCCATCGATCAATGGCACCATCGGCTGCAATGCTCATACTCTCACATCCCCTAATTAGCCACAAAGCAACAAATCAGTATCCGTCGTCTCCCGCCGTCAAGTCGACACGTGTCTCCGGTATTCTTTTGCATTGGAAGGCGTCGGACGGTGAGGATCGTTCCACAGTTGGTCTCCGGCTCTTTGGTGATCAATATACACTAGAGAAGCGTTTCCAAGAGGCTCTTGAACTTAGCTGCTGGTAATTTGTACAAGATCttgtaatcttctttttttttttttttttctttcttggaaATGGAAGTTATGTAAAAATTTGATGTGGATTATGTATAATTAAAGGTAATTATGGAAAAATCAAACGACAACACTTATCTCAAATTGCATCTGGATGACCACGGTTACGGTTATCACTGTTACGGTTAATTAACCACCGGTTAcagttagaaattttgtttaaccttaaccataaccgtttaataaacggttaaacAGTTACAGTTAAATACGGTTCCGGTTGAAACGGTTACGGTAATATATGGTtacagttatttgataatataatatggttgatattatttgatgatataatataattgatattatttatttataattaatatgttcttttagTGTATTCATATTTCttcatatcatatgattcatattaaataaaaaattattattatattttattatctttttgaaATGGTTACGGTTAATAAATTACGGTTTAACTATGCGGTTAACCAACGGTTTTGATATGGTTACGGTTAATTAACAGCtatggttaatataatttaaccatatatttacgGTTAACAGTTACGGTTTTAAACCATTTATACAGTTACAGTCTGGTTATGGTTTGGATACGATCTGGTTACATTCcgaaatacggttacggtttaattttggtcataCCTACGTGTAGCTTAGGAATGGTGAAAGACTCCTTAAACTTATTAAGACAACGAAGGCTACAATAAAACCCAATGGTGAGCAAAACAGAGCATGTGGAGGCAATATCCAAACCCAATCGGATTGACAAAGAGATTCatctacaaacaaaaaccaaaccaaaccgaattattaatattattttaataatttagttaCCTAAAAAATCGAAAAcccataaaaaaaacttataaaacctctataaatttataatatgggAAAcacaatattttcttaatttataaaattattaatttatcgatataTTGATAGCTATCaatatatagagagatttgcccaattttctattttttaaaaaaatctatttaaaataaggttttttaatagttaataacaaaaattttcttacacatatatattgatatttttacaatttttagtattaattgtagttttttgtaattaattaataggtGTAGTTTGACTGTGGATGGAGTACTTATTAGTTTGaggaatattaaaaaaaaaaagcaaatttgaGGAATAGTCAAAGTCTAGTCTTGACAAGATCCAAGATCCACGACCCAAGATCCGAGATATACCCACCCTGATCGATCAGACGACCCGATTCGTTCATCTCTTTCTGAAGTCCTCACATTTCAATTCCTAAGTTCAGATCGTTGAGCAATCAATAATGGAGTCGTCGGAGGTCGAAGTGGTGCCTCTAGATTCAAACTCTCACCAAAGCCCTCCGGAGTCACCAACCATCACCGACGTATTCTCCGCCTCTGCTTACGGCGATCTCCACCAACTCAAGCGTTTCGTCGAACAAGATGGCTCTTCTGTTTCTATTCCCGATCCTAATGGCTACTACGCTCTTCAATGGGCTGCGCTCAACAATTCTCTCCACGTTGCTCGATATATCATGGAGGTACCGAgttttttaaacttaattttGAACTAGGATTCAACCAATATCGCGATTGAACTAGGTCTGTAGTGTTTCCAGTGTAGTGATGGATTTGTGATTTTGACATATTTGCAGCACGGTGGTGATGTTAATTCAGCTGATAATATACAGCAGACGCCATTGCATTGGGCTGCTGTTAAAGGTTGCATTGATGTTACAGACCTTTTACTGCAAAATGGAGCTCGAATTGAAGCTGCTGATGTCAATGGTTTCAGGGtatatcttctttattttcatccTTCAGTTTCTGTTTCCATGCTTAGTAATGTCATGCCGAATAGGTCACTCTAGTTACTACCGTTTGCTCATACAGTCACACCGACCACGAATAAAAGTTTATTGTAAGCTATTCACTATCTTACAACATGTTTTCTGTGCAGGCAGTTCATGTTGCTGCACAATATGGACAGACAGCTTTCTTGAATCATATTATTGTGGACTACGCAGCTGATTATAATGCATTAGATAACGAAGGGAGGAGTCCACTCCATTGGTATGAGTACTGAAGAATGCTTCTAGTGTGTATATTGCCTTTAGCATTGCTCAGTTTATGCATGGAGTAGTTCTGGACATGATGTTTTTCCCCTTAGCATTGAGTTCTCAGTGGCTTTCTAAAGTTATTTCTCACTACTTGCCCATCACAGATGTTAGGAATTTGTTTTTCGGCTGCTTTGTAAACATCTAGTTTGAGTGTTTTGATGTTAGCCTTAcagaaaaataatgatttttgcACATTATTTCTGTTCATAGAATCGAACATGTCAAAGACttgatgtatttttttccaTTGTATTTTGAGTATGTCTGATCATTGTTTACTTGCACTTGGTAGTTGGTACGCTGTTACTTGTCATTTGACAATTTAAGAaagactttatatttttccttGTTTGTATGACTCAGGGCTGCTTACAATGGATTCACAGATACAGTCCGGTTACTTCTCTTCCGAGATGCATGTCAAAATAGACAAGATAACACAGGCAAATTGAAAACTCTCAATACTTTATTTTAACAGTATCTACTTGTCTGCTCTAAAATTAGTAAAGAATGGCTTTAAAACGGAAATTTTCCTCTACCTTATGATGTGTAAAGATAAgtgcaaaaataaatatgacTTCCTGAACTCCATGCTTTGAGTGCTGGTAAATTTCTATATGTAGGGACTGTTATAGAATCCCGGACTGTTTTTTGACTCGCTAAAAGTGTAGAATGCTGATGCCCTGATGTATACTTTATCTCATTTTCAGAGATACAGAATTCTTACATTAGTCACTTTACTTGTCAGGCTGCACTCCTTTGCACTGGGCTGTAATTAAGGAAAATGTTGAGGCTTGTTCTCTGTTAGTTCATGCTGGAACCAAGGAGGAACTGACATTGAAAGATAATACAGGATCCACGCCACTTAAGCTTGCATCTGATAAAGGTCACAGGCAGCTCGCTCTTTTCCTTGTACGTAATTGTTTAGTGTTTCTTGCTACCCTTCTAACATCCTTAAAAGGAagacatcttgattgttcagaataaggtttttgaaatttgattaaCGAACCTCGCATTTTCTTGCTGATTTGCTCCTTGATACAAATTCTCCCTCTTATTTCATTTCCGTCACCATTAGTTGGACGGATATAGCTTGATAAGGTTATTAAGAAAATGTTTCAATCAATATAGCCTTTTAAAATTCTGTANNNNNNNNNNNNNNNNNNNNNNNNNNNNNNNNNNNNNNNNNNNNNNNNNNNNNNNNNNNNNNNNNNNNNNNNNNNNNNNNNNNNNNNNNNNNNNNNNNNNNNNNNNNNNNNNNNNNNNNNNNNNNNNNNNNNNNNNNNNNNNNNNNNNNNNNNNNNNNNNNNNNNNNNNNNNNNNNNNNNNNNNNNNNNNNNNNNNNNNNNNNNNNNNNNNNNNNNNNNNNNNNNNNNNNNNNNNNNNNNNNNNNNNNNNNNNNNNNNNNNNNNNNNNNNNNNNNNNNNNNNNNNNNNNNNNNNNNNNNNNNNNNNNNNNNNNNNNNNNNNNNNNNNNNNNNNNNNNNNNNNNNNNNNNNNNNNNNNNNNNNNNNNNNNNNNNNNNNNNNNNNNNNNNNNNNNNNNNNNNNNNNNNNNNNNNNNNNNNNNNNNNNNNNNNNNNNNNNNNNNNNNNNNNNNNNNNNNNNNNNNNNNNNNNNNNNNNNNNNNNNNNNNNNNNNNNNNNNNNNNNNNNNNNNNNNNNNNNNNNNNNNNNNNNNNNNNNNNNNNNNNNNNNNNNNNNNNNNNNNNNNNNNNNNNNNNNNNNNNNNNNNNNNNNNNNNNNNNNNNNNNNNNNNNNNNNNNNNNNNNNNNNNNNNNNNNNNNNNNNNNNNNNNNNNNNNNNNNNNNNNNNNNNNNNNNNNNNNNNNNNNNNNNNNNNNNNNNNNNNNNNNNNNNNNNNNNNNNNNNNNNNNNNNNNNNNNNNNNNNNNNNNNNNNNNNNNNNNNNNNNNNNNNNNNNNNNNNNNNNNNNNNNNNNNNNNNNNNNNNNNNNNNNNNNNNNNNNNNNNNNNNNNNNNNNNNNNNNNNNNNNNNNNNNNNNNNNNNNNNNNNNNGggatattaaattattaatgagAAATGGTTTTTTAGAactgattatttttttctgttacaaattattttgttttttctggtgagaactttatatttatttatgttattagACAAAACCGAATAAAGTATTAATTTGTGAATGAAATCAGTGAAATGATTGAATGCATGTTTCATCTTATCCCTCatggatataaaaaaaatatcagagaCGGTGTCGCCCATAGGTACTGCGTGTGCACCATCAGTTGGGAATTctttatattaactttttgattctttcttcctAAACAATTCAGCGGCTCCCACAGAAAATTACTCTCATCCCTAccaatctttatttttattttttttgcatgtctATCTGTTCCCACaacaatttatttaataaattgacCCATACATCATGCACTCTTGACTCTCCAAGCAAGCNAAAGCTGACAGCCAACACACTGCCCATGTAAGTTAAACTTCCTTCTCATGTTTCCCATGGTTAGAGAAATGTAAACATTCTGATTGAACTGTTGATCTGATCAACTGTTTTAGCAGTTTGGCATGCATTCTATATTCGGTTTATGCATACACATACCAAATCAGTATCAGTATGCAGTTGTTCAAGCCTCTCGTCTTAAACATGCTAATTTATGCCTGATTTAAGCACACACCAATTGTAAATCAATCGAACAGTATAGGTGTTCTTCTGAAAGTTTTTTTCACATATTATCTTCTGATGGTTTCAGGACCCTTTGATTGGTATCAATTTCAACAGTCCCTCATGGAAAGGAAACTGGTCCCAGCTCTGCCCTACTTGCAAGGTTTTTTTCCTCATAAACCCTTTCNTTCTCCCTCTTATTTCATTTCCGTCACCATTAGTTGGACGGATATAGCTTGATAAGGTTATTAAGAAAATGTTTCAATCAATATAGCCTTTTAAAATTCtgtatttacataaatatgaaaTAGCAATCGCATTCAACATATGAGAGTTTGATGTACCTATGGTTATAAGTGTACAGTTATTATATAAGCCTCAACGTTGTGATGTTTGCTTTTTCTTATGCAGCTTTGACTCAGATTGCGATACTATGCGTAACTGAATTGACTCTGACCTTCGGATATAGTGGAGCATCATTGTGATATAATTGTTTCCACTGTCTGTTTTAGGTCACACTTTAGTGCTCTCAGTATGATGGCTGTCTGGTTAGGGCCATAGTAGGTTTTAGAGTTCACAGTAAGAGAGATAGCTTGTTAAATTGTGGTACTGTTGTTCAAAGTTGTTTGCAGGGCTATTTGTTATGTTCTAACTGTTTCCATTTGATAGGTTGTGTTTCCTGAGAATCCAATTTCTGATATTTTTCAGTCGAAGGCAATGCGAACTCATAATAATAGTTTTGTGGACAAGATCTTCTGTGGAAAATTGGGAGAGAGTAGCTATGCTCCTATGTTGTTCAGCTTAATAGTCATTCTTATGGTCCTCTTCAGCACATCCATTATTTCAGGTGAATAATCCATACAACAAAGTAGTGTGTGTTGAGTATCTTActaatgaattatatattttagtcctGAAATTTTGCGTTTATGTGTAGCTTCTAATCTCCCAAAGATAACTGCTATGGTTGGTTTGTGGGCATGTTTCGGTCTTTCATGTGGCGTTTGCGCACTGATAACTTTCTATCGTGTTAGCAGGTATCCTTATTAGTTATCTTCAATGCTATCTGAAATTTTTGAACATGTGTATTTCTGTTTGGTGTAGTTATTTAATGAGTTGCGAGATATAGCATTACTTCTTCATTAAGAAATGAGGAGGTAGACATATGATTCTGTAACTACTTGTGACTCTGAGAGACGTGTTTGTGGTGTATTGGTCTTGGAGTGATAAATCAGTCATCTGTTTTGTACAGCAAAGATCCTGGGTACGTTAAAAGAACCAATGAAGCTGACAGCCAACACACTGCCCATGTAAGTTAAACTTCCTTTTCGTGTTTCCCATGTTGAGAGAAAACATTCTGATTGAACTGTTGATCTGATCAACTGTTTTAGCAGTTTGGCATGCATTCTATATTCGGTTTATGCATACACATTCCAAATCAGTATCAGTATGCAGTTGTTCAAGCCTCTCGTCTTAAACATGCTAATTTATGCCTGATTTAAGCACACACCAATTGTAAATCAATCGAACAGTATAGGTGTTCTtctgaaaagttttttttcacatattATCTTCTGATGGTTTCAGGACCCTTTGATTGGTATCAATTTCAACAGCCCCTCATGGAAAGGAAACTGGTCCCAGCTCTGCCCTACTTGCAAGGTTCTTCCTCAGAAACCCGTTTTTTAATGTGAaacccaac is drawn from Camelina sativa cultivar DH55 chromosome 1, Cs, whole genome shotgun sequence and contains these coding sequences:
- the LOC104792895 gene encoding probable protein S-acyltransferase 23 isoform X1, yielding MESSEVEVVPLDSNSHQSPPESPTITDVFSASAYGDLHQLKRFVEQDGSSVSIPDPNGYYALQWAALNNSLHVARYIMEHGGDVNSADNIQQTPLHWAAVKGCIDVTDLLLQNGARIEAADVNGFRAVHVAAQYGQTAFLNHIIVDYAADYNALDNEGRSPLHWAAYNGFTDTVRLLLFRDACQNRQDNTGCTPLHWAVIKENVEACSLLVHAGTKEELTLKDNTGSTPLKLASDKGHRQLALFLVVFPENPISDIFQSKAMRTHNNSFVDKIFCGKLGESSYAPMLFSLIVILMVLFSTSIISASNLPKITAMVGLWACFGLSCGVCALITFYRVSSKDPGYVKRTNEADSQHTAHDPLIGINFNSPSWKGNWSQLCPTCKIIRPVRSKHCPTCKRCVEQFDHHCPWISNCVGKKNKRDFLVFVIMGALTSFVGGTTAVQRLWRGIPQIHPRESWIQHIVIEHYDAAVFLFFDLLIFIATMTLTITQAYMITRNITTNELWNAKRFSYLRGPDGRFYNPYNHGWRRNCTDFLVHGYTRDDEVAPSSIL
- the LOC104792895 gene encoding probable protein S-acyltransferase 23 isoform X2; translated protein: MESSEVEVVPLDSNSHQSPPESPTITDVFSASAYGDLHQLKRFVEQDGSSVSIPDPNGYYALQWAALNNSLHVARYIMEHGGDVNSADNIQQTPLHWAAVKGCIDVTDLLLQNGARIEAADVNGFRAVHVAAQYGQTAFLNHIIVDYAADYNALDNEGRSPLHWAAYNGFTDTVRLLLFRDACQNRQDNTGCTPLHWAVIKENVEACSLLVHAGTKEELTLKDNTGSTPLKLASDKGHRQLALFLSKAMRTHNNSFVDKIFCGKLGESSYAPMLFSLIVILMVLFSTSIISASNLPKITAMVGLWACFGLSCGVCALITFYRVSSKDPGYVKRTNEADSQHTAHDPLIGINFNSPSWKGNWSQLCPTCKIIRPVRSKHCPTCKRCVEQFDHHCPWISNCVGKKNKRDFLVFVIMGALTSFVGGTTAVQRLWRGIPQIHPRESWIQHIVIEHYDAAVFLFFDLLIFIATMTLTITQAYMITRNITTNELWNAKRFSYLRGPDGRFYNPYNHGWRRNCTDFLVHGYTRDDEVAPSSIL
- the LOC109125873 gene encoding uncharacterized protein LOC109125873, which produces MAPSAAMLILSHPLISHKATNQYPSSPAVKSTRVSGILLHWKASDGEDRSTVGLRLFGDQYTLEKRFQEALELSCW